From a region of the Eublepharis macularius isolate TG4126 chromosome 7, MPM_Emac_v1.0, whole genome shotgun sequence genome:
- the BASP1 gene encoding brain acid soluble protein 1, with amino-acid sequence MGGKLSKKKKGYNVNDEKAKDKDKKAEGAAAEEGEAPKENEQNQQTTTETAEVKENNKEEKKSEEAAQVAANKTDDKEGEKDKAGGQEEAKKSEPEKPDAVVDAKVEPPKNNEQQAPKQEEPSSATAPPASSEVPKPSEPSSDAKASQPSEVTASKGDDKGKEDGDAKKTEAPAVPAAQETKSEVASDSKPSSSEAAPSSKETPATTEASSSTPKGSDPAAPPEEAKPSEAPATNSDQTIAAKD; translated from the coding sequence ATGGGAGGCAAACTAAGCAAGAAGAAGAAGGGCTACAATGTGAATGATGAAAAGGCAAAAGACAAGGACAAGAAGGCTGAGGGGGCAGCTGCCGAGGAAGGGGAGGCTCCAAAAGAGAATGAGCAGAACCAACAAACCACCACAGAGACGGCCGAAGTGAAGGAGAACaacaaggaggagaagaagagcGAGGAGGCAGCCCAGGTGGCTGCCAACAAGACGGATGacaaagaaggggagaaagacaaagcaggaggccaggaagAGGCCAAGAAGTCGGAGCCCGAGAAGCCGGATGCGGTGGTCGATGCCAAGGTAGAGCCCCCGAAGAACAACGAGCAGCAGGCACCAAAACAGGAGGAGCCCAGCTCTGCCACAGCTCCTCCAGCCAGCAGTGAAGTGCCGAAACCCTCGGAGCCCAGCAGCGATGCAAAAGCTTCCCAGCCTTCAGAAGTCACCGCTAGTAAAGGAGATGACAAGGGCAAGGAGGACGGGGATGCCAAAAAGACTGAGGCTCCTGCAGTACCTGCAGCCCAAGAAACTAAAAGTGAAGTGGCTTCAGACTCAAAACCTAGCAGCAGCGAGGCTGCGCCCTCTTCCAAGGAGACCCCAGCAACAACAGAAGCATCTAGTTCAACTCCTAAGGGCTCAGATCCGGCGGCCCCACCAGAGGAAGCGAAACCGTCTGAAGCTCCGGCGACTAATTCGGATCAAACCATAGCAGCGAAAGATTAA